caggcagtgaacgtaccttctttttcaaccctctgagggaattcaacagaactagtccttactattgctctctgactctggtagaatgtccatgcatttctgtgcagccatcagtattcacatcatgacacaaggcagctggctaattaacatcacttcaactctcagtgtagatccttctggaggaggtaaagtggacacctacctcatgtctgtttagcagagatgtgcctttaggcacaaactgtctttaaggcgccctaagtgaaatcagaccatgttcaagggatgccaggaaacctgaagcaggagagtcattttcctatatgtgctgtactgggctacatcttgtgtggatgggttccagttattgctcatgagtttctgggttgtgacctcagtctccaaaagagtgggcttgtgtttcctcagaccacctttcctacagtacatgggtgaatactggagataatctgcattaacgatgtgtcagtaaggcttttgtacacctcagccaagttctggactaggcatggaaccccccataaacacacctgtgatgcccctggggtaataaatacaccactgctgaatctcctttactcaccaacacccttatattcacctttgctgcactctagtgcagtacgcaagtatcactagtgttcagtttctacactgaaaggatagacggcaagagctgcataacaatgtccacaatactggcaagtcctttgggatcttaatcccaaagttaagattgagtacataggaagtgctgcagctacctattgactccttgactctgtaacaccagaaacttccttttgacagatatttctggaaatgacatataactgaaaaataagcaaagaagacaccaattaaaagaaagggtaaaaaaaaattgagtactttctacttcataaaatgcacctcacaaaagtcactcaacagtaatgcctcttttcaaaggcaggatttcatagtcatgacctctcggaccactttaggcagtttcatcaaaacctctcagctccaagctgcttcttatgtgtcacgagagcagtccacatctctgccagggctgaaaactacaggggatgaaacggacagcctgaatgtctagctccatttctcattctgctaaaacaacttccaagagcatctgcaagaacaactctctctctctccagatggggaagttgtggcagaaatatttcaagtaaattgcacagcagaagcacaagcttaccagaagcaatgagatcgcagaggcatgtgaagttttctttgtcagaaagaatcagtggacggggagctaaaatatatgttttggacagctattagagtaatctctacagggtgactctggagcgtgatcacctagaccgtgtcacattgtgggggggtttgcttgctttcttgcttgctttccaatgctgtccagataaatggacttcatttagtattagctatgtgcttcttttggaaacatttctatttaaaatcaatgtcatggctgaccatgtgcaagattttgcaaatgcaccgcctgcatagagcagaggacattcagggaaccagagcatttctgacattgtcccacggtttggtctgtagatctgccgctctcctgtgcaggcaacaccttcttatcttgaatcacacttaagccatgttaagtgcaagcaagtgtttatagggaacgtgaagtgaaggaagaaaaaagaaagtgctttagttactttcagagtgcattacacagatgtctttctccctcacgcacctgatttgctcttttcctcctggcaaggtaggagtcagggtcccgtggctcctcgtggctccttcgtccttgtggagaaccttagctgctacaactaagctccctgtggcagctgtgactggctctgagatgatttaatcttccatcttcacatttcttctcttccctcctgcaggagtagctgttccagctattcccttggaatacatgtttcttcctttgcctgggcctgtagatgtgccctgttgggctaggagttatcctgcgtacaggaattattcccaaacagctcttttttttttcactgacacataaaattgtgccccccaatgctttctttgccccccaatgctttctttggtggcgacaatttcctacagtgagcaatttatctttcacttggatctttgattctctattagtaataaacattaaaatgcaaaatctgaggcagagatgaagggcagacgggatggctaggaaggagggcattagtgataggtgaactactgcagaaaggaagagagttgcactggaatgggaaggggagaagcttctcctcatatcatctgcatcagcaaatgacccagccagcatctaatatcagcagtttaattgctaacccatggattcagcatatgacaatgaagtactcctaagaaggcatttactccaaagtaaaggggaaggaagcctttggtacaattgcttccagcagcaggtgaccaacagccttgcaggcaccttgggccatcgtttcctggctgagtagattacagagtagatggagtttgtctgacggaaagtttacacctgggagagctcggactaatgggatgctctgcctggaacacattttaatatttttgatagcattaatttctttatttgctggtgtctcagcagtgcttggaagccccagtcctgggcctgtgctattcaaaaagagaacataaagggaagccttgctagtcacagagtttacaatgccattccaatcaaaacatgaactttcaatgtcttcctaattactgcaacagctaaaaccaagcttttcttcaaaagggagctttcagtaaattttccaaaatggaattatagtgagagagacttgattttctcagctcctgagaaaatgttaccacagttctacacctcacccttttctctccaaacttttctattccacagttttctcatggcactttttacctcctcatttctcagcgtgtagatgagtgggttcagcatgggtgtgatgacagtgtaaaacacagctacgctcttgtcctccgagagattgctggatgggcgtacgtaggtgaatatgcatggcccaaggaagagaatcaccacagtaatgtgggacccacaggtggagagggctttgttcctcccttcggacgttcgccttttcaaggataacaaaatgataatgtaggacgtgaccaggatgatgaaagagaccaaagtaatcattccactgttggcaacgacaatgacgcccacaacataggtgtcggtacaggccagttgtagtaggggatggacatcacagaagtagtggtcaattttgttggggccgcaaaaagggaggctaacggttatgagggtctgcaccagggagtgcacaaagccccccacccatgaacccatcaccatccagccacacacacgcctggtcatgagggtggtgtagtgcaggggtctgcatatggcaaagtagcgatcataggccatcattgtgaggatgaagatctcagcgcagccaaagaaatgtcccatgaatagctgtgccatgcaacccccaaaggaaatggttttcttctcaacaaggaagtcagcaatcattttgggagctgtgacagaagagaagcaaatatctgcaatggacaggtggcagagaaagaaatgcatgggggagttcagacgttgactgctgactacagtgacaacgatgagcagatttcctgccacaacaacaatatagaagaacaaaaacaccacaaaacacattttctgcaccccttggttctttgaaaggcccagaagaatgaattccttcacactgcttccattctccatgttgatcagtcgggtgccaatatgcaatatacagcttatacccctgggaaaacaaagacagacacatgattcatcagcattttttcattattaataatgaattctatatcagaagtggatacaaaccaagaaagatatagcattagtattaagcttatgaagcgtttagtttctgtcatgtatttttttttaacggctatttaattctccacagtacaaagcttctgccatggctttggtggcacagagataggtgcactctgtgatatgttccttaatcctgttcttccaggattttgaaggactggctccatagctggtagccttccatgcactaaggacacagCCAgggtgttcaccttgggcactacaaggcagataatgcagcatgtttgccctcaggggagacaaagtccctcacagcaatctttgtaaaatgggtgtctttaagaatacctggaaatattgctcagaatgatgatttgctttataagtacacatgatctttgaattcttgtttagaagggaaatgtacccacatgcagagaaaagaactctcttgtgtatagacatttggaaacgtaaatatgaaatgtcacaggcggaaaaatgagttctgggaaggttatctatcatggaggggaaaaaaattgcacatatgacttaatggagtatttcacattgttctaaatctcagcattgtttctatcagaggaaggaagaatgaaagactcttgtgagatcttctgtcccagcactgtactgattttacctagtgtgatttttgatatgctctgcgtgatgctttcaaggcttaacttagcttaatgaagctgatctaactaaactccttcaacagccagtataagtctgattcataggctgattcagaatgactaaattagggtcctttgcagaacccttttttcctccactcactatgaggagcttaagcaaattagcaccaccagcttagaatgaactttagagaataatcccttttggtgcctgaaagtagctcagagctttttgtaatgccatccacctgttttaggttatggctgagctccttgtccctaggcatttctacatccatacagtttctcattcgagacaaggtcacattccagcataaacatgggacttctttggttcaccctgtattccagccataacccatcgagcattacgtgtcactaataaatgagtagcctacatcttcaAAAAGAGGgtaacgtttctagcttgccattatgcacccagaccaccagaattcccttggtcaaagaagtctgggaaccaccagattaaactcttcacagagagtttaaggtcagccaaaagcaggcactcttttaataaaaatatccactgtatgggcttccttctaggatcaaaacattccccgtcagctggtgttaaaatgcaccattttaagtcctgcagagttacatcacaaccaggtcttctcatttgtgttggtgatctgtgagcaaatcggcagaatgattcagttaagccaagttatctaccaactacttcaatctgcagcataatcagaaaggctcgtgcaggcacaaagggatcaagcatccacaggaaacactgaaactgagaaaacccaagattactttcaaacccacaaagtgaagccgagagaggaagtgggcaaaggtagggacttttcctatgcttacagttgtacttacactagatgaaagtttttcaagcagaagggtaaactttacatggatggttccccttcagatatttctaaaaggaaaaggatcagtaagaacaacgggaggtcagtttctccctcgtcttaccaggtcgtgatcctttctacccctcttccttctactgagcaacgacgtagacttctcaacagaataaatgacagggatgaaatgagcacacctttatggctgtgcagtaccaagttgaaaagaaatagctgggctccatccaagccagagcatgactggaagcataccacagcaatcgcagggccatatttaggcagtcagaaaggagtgaccaagagagaaatgatcaggggaaactatatgcctgaataccagcaggtggcaaattcctgagctaaaaacaaggtgtgcatctacaaaaggactgattcacaattcagacagctcggctatgtatattgcttgaaaaggtcctttccatcaccaccaaaccgcatttaacaaactacccatctgtctgatctcatctcatcgccttaagtcatgtaggcacctgtacctaagctaggcagattacacctgaccagtctacttgtagatgtgatgaatcatgtgctgccagtacccgtttcttactgttgactccaagaggattactaggatgactaattcagtagaggattgccaccagttatggcttatctcttcaagtgcctttgcaggggtagacctgagctatatgacataatgcaatcagctgcaaaataaaatgaatctcatgtgtactcttaacatctcaaaaagggtgagaaattgcaccatctccttactgcatgcatttttccctaaaatctcaggtggttatgggaaacaaaagaataatttcgaagcaatcgaatctgtggctgtagaactagctctgtgtatgattctagcc
This is a stretch of genomic DNA from Apteryx mantelli isolate bAptMan1 chromosome 4, bAptMan1.hap1, whole genome shotgun sequence. It encodes these proteins:
- the LOC136991897 gene encoding olfactory receptor 4S2-like, which encodes MENGSSVKEFILLGLSKNQGVQKMCFVVFLFFYIVVVAGNLLIVVTVVSSQRLNSPMHFFLCHLSIADICFSSVTAPKMIADFLVEKKTISFGGCMAQLFMGHFFGCAEIFILTMMAYDRYFAICRPLHYTTLMTRRVCGWMVMGSWVGGFVHSLVQTLITVSLPFCGPNKIDHYFCDVHPLLQLACTDTYVVGVIVVANSGMITLVSFIILVTSYIIILLSLKRRTSEGRNKALSTCGSHITVVILFLGPCIFTYVRPSSNLSEDKSVAVFYTVITPMLNPLIYTLRNEEVKSAMRKLWNRKVWREK